Proteins from one Acanthopagrus latus isolate v.2019 chromosome 18, fAcaLat1.1, whole genome shotgun sequence genomic window:
- the LOC119007754 gene encoding protocadherin beta-16-like, with product MANQHRYCSRQGYVSAFLFLSAIVNTVSAVTLYSIPEEMEEGSVVANLASDLGLDVKTLNKRKMRVDVVGNKKYLDINKDTGELIILERIDREFLCPLKTATSCFLRLDAAIENPIRMFNIEVEITDINDNAPHFRRGTMHLDISESTSVGERFSLNNAADPDVGTNSVKNYNLGENEHFSIEIQTGRDGTKFADLILKKALDREKQAVHNLILTAVDGGVPTRTGTASIIVRVLDVNDNAPSFDKDKYVIEVMENSPIGSLVIKLNATDLDEGSNSDIVYSYSLYTSERTQQMFNLNPENGEIRVREMINYEDFKIYEMEVIASDKGPNSLSGQCRLTIQVTDMNDNHPEISIKSFQSPVKENVPLDTVIAVVSVSDKDSGDNGVVDLHIPDNMPFKLRESSDNYYELVVSEPLDREKVPEYDVTFTVTDRGSPPLSDNETMTLELLDVNDNVPQFPQSFYTIRVMENNAPGALLSSLTAFDPDLHENQYLVYFILEKEIANTSMSMLFSINPENGNLYALKTFDYEIEKEFLFHIEARDSGSPPLSSNVTVHIIIVDQNDNAPVIVSPWRAHGSVVEEKIPRSTDKGSLVAKVIALDTDSVHNSRITYQFLQVTDATLFSLDQYNGEIRTMRMFSYRDPRHQRLVVIAKDNGQPALSATVTIKLSTVETAVKAYSDLTEVPLEYDIFSDLNLYLVIGLGSVSFLLLITILVTIVLKCQKPKASKAAPPCRNSVLSERNSTIADSTLVSNDAYWYSLFLAETRKGKLVVRQPVPKGSRYIVSSLPRGTGLTDTSDSAASTLQVWEYIYLAYVTQTYTLNIHQFHS from the exons ATAAAAAGTACCTGGACATCAACAAAGACACAGGAGAGCTGATTATTTTGGAAAGGATTGACAGAGAGTTTTTATGCCCACTGAAGACTGCTACATCGTGCTTTCTTAGATTAGATGCTGCAATTGAAAATCCAATACGAATGTTCAACATTGAGGTGGAAATCACGGACATTAATGATAACGCTCCTCATTTTCGACGAGGAACCATGCATTTAGACATCTCTGAATCCACCTCTGTTGGAGAGAGATTCTCTTTGAATAATGCTGCAGATCCAGATGTTGGAACGAATTCTGTGAAAAATTACAATCTAGGTGAGAATGAACACTTCTCTATTGAAATTCAAACAGGACGAGACGGGACGAAGTTTGCAGACTTGATCCTGAAAAAAGCTttagacagagagaagcaggCTGTTCATAATCTGATACTGACTGCAGTGGACGGTGGAGTCCCCACGCGCACAGGTACAGCCAGTATAATTGTTCGCGTGCTCGATGTGAACGACAACGCCCCTTCatttgacaaagacaaataCGTCATAGAAGTGATGGAAAACTCTCCAATAGGCAGTCTAGTGATCAAACTGAATGCTACTGATTTAGATGAAGGCTCGAACTCTGATATTGTTTATTCATATAGTTTGTATACATCAGAGAGAACGCAGCAGATGTTCAACTTGAACccagaaaatggtgaaatcagagtgagagagatgatCAATTatgaggattttaagatttatgAGATGGAAGTTATTGCCAGCGACAAGGGGCCGAACTCTTTATCTGGACAGTGTAGACTGACAATACAGGTGACAGACATGAATGATAATCATCCAGAAATATccatcaaatcatttcagagtcCAGTCAAAGAAAATGTGCCATTAGACACAGTGATAGCTGTAGTTAGTGTCAGTGATAAAGACTCAGGAGACAATGGAGTGGTGGATCTTCATATTCCAGATAATATGCCTTTCAAACTGAGGGAGTCCTCTGATAACTATTATGAATTAGTGGTGTCAGAGCCGTTAGACCGTGAGAAGGTCCCAGAGTATGACGTCACGTTCACCGTCACAGACAGAGGTTCTCCTCCTTTATCTGACAATGAGACTATGACGTTagagctgctggatgttaaTGACAATGTTCCACAGTTCCCACAGTCATTTTATACTATACGTGTGATGGAGAATAACGCACCTGGGGCCCTGCTCAGCTCACTCACTGCGTTTGACCCTGACCTCCATGAAAACCAGTATCTGGTTTATTTCATCCTGGAGAAGGAGATAGCCAACACCTCCATGTCCATGCTGTTCTCCATCAATCCAGAGAACGGGAATCTTTACGCACTGAAAACTTTTGACTATGAGATCGAGAAGGAGTTTCTTTTCCACATCGAGGCCAGAGActctggctctcctcctctcagcagtaACGTCACCGTCCACATCATCATCGTGGACCAGAACGACAACGCTCCGGTCATTGTGTCTCCGTGGCGCGCACACGGctctgtggtggaggaaaagaTCCCCAGATCCACCGATAAAGGCTCCCTGGTTGCCAAGGTGATAGCCTTAGACACCGACTCGGTGCACAACTCTCGGATTACCTACCAGTTTCTACAGGTGACTGACGCCACCTTGTTCAGTCTGGACCAATACAACGGAGAGATCCGGACTATGAGGATGTTCAGTTACAGAGATCCGCGCCACCAGAGACTGGTTGTTATCGCCAAGGACAACGGACAGCCCGCTCTCTCTGCTACAGTCACCATCAAGCTGTCCACAGTGGAGACTGCCGTGAAGGCCTACTCTGACCTGACTGAGGTGCCTCTAGAATACGACATCTTCTCGGACCTCAACCTGTATTTGGTCATCGGTCTGGGCTCAGTGTCTTTTCTCCTGCTCATCACCATATTGGTCACCATCGTGCTCAAGTGTCAGAAACCCAAGGCCAGCAAAGCGGCTCCTCCCTGCAGGAACAGTGTGCTCAGTGAGAGGAACTCCACCATCGCAGACTCCACTCTGGTGTCCAACGATGCCTACTGGTACAGTCTGTTTCTAGCAGAGACCAGGAAAGGGAAGCTGGTGGTCAGACAGCCTGTGCCAAAGGGCTCCAGATACATCGTGTCCAGTTTACCAAGAGGCACAGGACTGACAGACACTAGTGACTCAGCTGCTTCTACTCTGCAG GTATGGGAATACATCTATTTAGCATATGTGACACAGACGTACACCCTGAATATTCATCAATTCCACTCTTAA
- the LOC119007758 gene encoding protocadherin alpha-C2-like isoform X4 produces the protein MAPHITLMHVRGYVSAFLLLSAIVTTVSTVTHYSVPEEMEEGSVVANLAADLGLDVKTLNTRKIRVDVVGNKKYLDINKDTGELFILGRIDREFLCPLKTTTYCFLRLDATIGNPIRMFNIEVEITDINDNAPHFRRGTMHLDISESTSVGERFSLNNAADPDVGTNSVKDYHLSSSEHFSIEIQTGRDGTKFADLILKKALDREKQAVHDLILTAVDGGVPTRTGTASIIVRVLDVNDNAPSFDKDKYVIEVMENSPIGSLVIKLNATDLDEGSNSDIVYSYSLYTSERTQQMFNLNPENGEIRVREMINYEDFKIYEMEVIASDKGPNSLYGQCRLTIQVTDMNDNHPEISIKSFQSPVKENVPLDTVIAVVSVSDKDSGDNGVVDLHIPDNMPFKLRESSDNYYELVVSEPLDREKVPEYDVTFTVTDRGSPPLSDNETMTLELLDVNDNVPQFPQSFYTIRVMENNAPGALLSSLTAFDPDLHENQYLVYFILEKEIANTSMSMLFSINPENGNLYALKTFDYEIEKEFLFHIEARDSGSPPLSSNVTVHIIIVDQNDNAPVIVSPWRAHGSVVEEKIPRSTDKGSLVAKVIALDTDSVHNSRITYQFLQVTDATLFSLDQYNGEIRTMRMFSYRDPRHQRLVVIAKDNGQPALSATVTIKLSTVETAVKAYSDLTEVPLEYDIFSNLNLYLVIGLGSVSFLLLITILVTIVLKCQKPKASKAAPPCRNSVLSERNSTIADSTLVSNDAYWYSLFLAETRKGKLVVRQPVPKGSRYIVSSLPRGTGLTDTSDSAASTLQYPK, from the exons ATGGCACCTCATATCACTCTGATGCACGTGAGGGGGTACGTTTCCGcgtttctccttctctctgccataGTGACGACGGTCTCCACTGTCACCCATTATTCTGTTCCAGAGGAAATGGAGGAAGGATCTGTTGTTGCTAATTTAGCAGCTGATTTGGGACTAGACGTGAAGACGCTGAATACAAGGAAAATACGCGTAGACGTTGTGGGTAATAAAAAGTATCTCGACATCAACAAAGACACAGGAGAGCTGTTCATTCTGGGAAGGATTGACAGAGAGTTTTTGTGCCCCTTGAAGACAACTACATATTGCTTTCTTAGATTAGATGCGACAATTGGAAATCCAATACGAATGTTTAACATTGAGGTAGAAATCACGGATATTAATGATAACGCGCCTCATTTTCGACGAGGAACCATGCATTTAGACATCTCTGAATCCACCTCTGTTGGAGAGAGATTCTCTTTGAATAATGCAGCAGATCCAGATGTTGGAACGAATTCTGTTAAAGATTACCATCTCAGCTCAAGTGAACATTTCTCCATTGAAATTCAAACAGGGAGAGACGGGACGAAGTTTGCAGACTTGATCCTGAAAAAAGCTttagacagagagaagcaggCTGTTCATGATCTGATACTGACTGCAGTGGACGGTGGAGTCCCCACGCGCACAGGTACAGCCAGTATAATTGTTCGCGTGCTCGATGTGAACGACAACGCCCCTTCatttgacaaagacaaataCGTCATAGAGGTGATGGAAAACTCTCCAATAGGCAGTCTAGTGATCAAACTGAATGCTACTGATTTAGATGAAGGCTCGAACTCTGATATTGTTTATTCATATAGTTTGTATACATCAGAGAGAACGCAGCAGATGTTCAACTTGAACccagaaaatggtgaaatcagagtgagagagatgatCAATTatgaggattttaagatttatgAGATGGAAGTTATTGCCAGCGACAAGGGGCCGAACTCTTTATATGGACAGTGTAGACTGACAATACAGGTGACAGACATGAATGATAATCATCCAGAAATATccatcaaatcatttcagagtcCGGTCAAAGAAAATGTGCCATTAGACACAGTGATAGCTGTAGTTAGTGTCAGTGATAAAGACTCAGGAGACAATGGAGTGGTGGATCTTCATATTCCAGATAATATGCCTTTCAAACTGAGGGAGTCCTCTGATAACTATTATGAATTAGTGGTGTCAGAGCCGTTAGACCGTGAGAAGGTCCCAGAGTATGACGTCACGTTCACCGTCACAGACAGAGGTTCTCCTCCTTTATCTGACAATGAGACTATGACGTTagagctgctggatgttaaTGACAATGTTCCACAGTTCCCTCAGTCATTTTATACTATACGTGTGATGGAGAATAATGCACCTGGGGCCCTGCTCAGCTCACTCACTGCGTTTGACCCTGACCTCCATGAAAACCAATATCTGGTTTATTTCATCCTGGAGAAGGAGATAGCCAACACCTCCATGTCCATGCTGTTCTCCATCAATCCAGAGAACGGCAATCTTTACGCCCTGAAAACTTTTGACTATGAGATCGAGAAGGAGTTTCTTTTCCACATCGAGGCCAGAGActctggctctcctcctctcagcagtaACGTCACCGTCCACATCATCATCGTGGACCAGAACGACAACGCTCCGGTCATTGTGTCTCCGTGGCGCGCACACGGctctgtggtggaggaaaagaTCCCCAGATCCACCGATAAAGGCTCTCTGGTTGCCAAGGTGATAGCCTTAGACACCGACTCGGTGCACAACTCTCGGATTACCTACCAGTTTCTACAGGTGACTGACGCCACCTTGTTCAGTCTGGACCAATACAACGGAGAGATCCGGACTATGAGGATGTTCAGTTACAGAGATCCGCGCCACCAGAGACTGGTTGTTATCGCCAAGGACAACGGGcagcctgctctctctgctACAGTCACCATCAAGCTGTCCACAGTGGAGACTGCCGTGAAGGCCTACTCTGACCTGACTGAGGTGCCTCTAGAATACGACATCTTCTCCAACCTCAACCTGTATTTGGTCATCGGTCTGGGCTCCGTGtcttttctgctgctcatcACCATATTGGTCACCATTGTGCTCAAGTGTCAGAAACCCAAGGCCAGCAAAGCGGCTCCTCCCTGCAGGAACAGTGTGCTCAGTGAGAGGAACTCCACCATCGCAGACTCCACTCTGGTGTCCAACGATGCCTACTGGTACAGTCTGTTTCTCGCAGAGACCAGGAAAGGGAAGCTGGTGGTCAGACAGCCTGTGCCAAAGGGCTCCAGATACATCGTGTCCAGTTTACCGAGAGGCACAGGGCTGACAGACACTAGTGACTCAGCTGCTTCTACTCTGCAG TACCCTAAATGA
- the LOC119007758 gene encoding protocadherin alpha-C2-like isoform X1 encodes MAPHITLMHVRGYVSAFLLLSAIVTTVSTVTHYSVPEEMEEGSVVANLAADLGLDVKTLNTRKIRVDVVGNKKYLDINKDTGELFILGRIDREFLCPLKTTTYCFLRLDATIGNPIRMFNIEVEITDINDNAPHFRRGTMHLDISESTSVGERFSLNNAADPDVGTNSVKDYHLSSSEHFSIEIQTGRDGTKFADLILKKALDREKQAVHDLILTAVDGGVPTRTGTASIIVRVLDVNDNAPSFDKDKYVIEVMENSPIGSLVIKLNATDLDEGSNSDIVYSYSLYTSERTQQMFNLNPENGEIRVREMINYEDFKIYEMEVIASDKGPNSLYGQCRLTIQVTDMNDNHPEISIKSFQSPVKENVPLDTVIAVVSVSDKDSGDNGVVDLHIPDNMPFKLRESSDNYYELVVSEPLDREKVPEYDVTFTVTDRGSPPLSDNETMTLELLDVNDNVPQFPQSFYTIRVMENNAPGALLSSLTAFDPDLHENQYLVYFILEKEIANTSMSMLFSINPENGNLYALKTFDYEIEKEFLFHIEARDSGSPPLSSNVTVHIIIVDQNDNAPVIVSPWRAHGSVVEEKIPRSTDKGSLVAKVIALDTDSVHNSRITYQFLQVTDATLFSLDQYNGEIRTMRMFSYRDPRHQRLVVIAKDNGQPALSATVTIKLSTVETAVKAYSDLTEVPLEYDIFSNLNLYLVIGLGSVSFLLLITILVTIVLKCQKPKASKAAPPCRNSVLSERNSTIADSTLVSNDAYWYSLFLAETRKGKLVVRQPVPKGSRYIVSSLPRGTGLTDTSDSAASTLQASTTSSGSSA; translated from the exons ATGGCACCTCATATCACTCTGATGCACGTGAGGGGGTACGTTTCCGcgtttctccttctctctgccataGTGACGACGGTCTCCACTGTCACCCATTATTCTGTTCCAGAGGAAATGGAGGAAGGATCTGTTGTTGCTAATTTAGCAGCTGATTTGGGACTAGACGTGAAGACGCTGAATACAAGGAAAATACGCGTAGACGTTGTGGGTAATAAAAAGTATCTCGACATCAACAAAGACACAGGAGAGCTGTTCATTCTGGGAAGGATTGACAGAGAGTTTTTGTGCCCCTTGAAGACAACTACATATTGCTTTCTTAGATTAGATGCGACAATTGGAAATCCAATACGAATGTTTAACATTGAGGTAGAAATCACGGATATTAATGATAACGCGCCTCATTTTCGACGAGGAACCATGCATTTAGACATCTCTGAATCCACCTCTGTTGGAGAGAGATTCTCTTTGAATAATGCAGCAGATCCAGATGTTGGAACGAATTCTGTTAAAGATTACCATCTCAGCTCAAGTGAACATTTCTCCATTGAAATTCAAACAGGGAGAGACGGGACGAAGTTTGCAGACTTGATCCTGAAAAAAGCTttagacagagagaagcaggCTGTTCATGATCTGATACTGACTGCAGTGGACGGTGGAGTCCCCACGCGCACAGGTACAGCCAGTATAATTGTTCGCGTGCTCGATGTGAACGACAACGCCCCTTCatttgacaaagacaaataCGTCATAGAGGTGATGGAAAACTCTCCAATAGGCAGTCTAGTGATCAAACTGAATGCTACTGATTTAGATGAAGGCTCGAACTCTGATATTGTTTATTCATATAGTTTGTATACATCAGAGAGAACGCAGCAGATGTTCAACTTGAACccagaaaatggtgaaatcagagtgagagagatgatCAATTatgaggattttaagatttatgAGATGGAAGTTATTGCCAGCGACAAGGGGCCGAACTCTTTATATGGACAGTGTAGACTGACAATACAGGTGACAGACATGAATGATAATCATCCAGAAATATccatcaaatcatttcagagtcCGGTCAAAGAAAATGTGCCATTAGACACAGTGATAGCTGTAGTTAGTGTCAGTGATAAAGACTCAGGAGACAATGGAGTGGTGGATCTTCATATTCCAGATAATATGCCTTTCAAACTGAGGGAGTCCTCTGATAACTATTATGAATTAGTGGTGTCAGAGCCGTTAGACCGTGAGAAGGTCCCAGAGTATGACGTCACGTTCACCGTCACAGACAGAGGTTCTCCTCCTTTATCTGACAATGAGACTATGACGTTagagctgctggatgttaaTGACAATGTTCCACAGTTCCCTCAGTCATTTTATACTATACGTGTGATGGAGAATAATGCACCTGGGGCCCTGCTCAGCTCACTCACTGCGTTTGACCCTGACCTCCATGAAAACCAATATCTGGTTTATTTCATCCTGGAGAAGGAGATAGCCAACACCTCCATGTCCATGCTGTTCTCCATCAATCCAGAGAACGGCAATCTTTACGCCCTGAAAACTTTTGACTATGAGATCGAGAAGGAGTTTCTTTTCCACATCGAGGCCAGAGActctggctctcctcctctcagcagtaACGTCACCGTCCACATCATCATCGTGGACCAGAACGACAACGCTCCGGTCATTGTGTCTCCGTGGCGCGCACACGGctctgtggtggaggaaaagaTCCCCAGATCCACCGATAAAGGCTCTCTGGTTGCCAAGGTGATAGCCTTAGACACCGACTCGGTGCACAACTCTCGGATTACCTACCAGTTTCTACAGGTGACTGACGCCACCTTGTTCAGTCTGGACCAATACAACGGAGAGATCCGGACTATGAGGATGTTCAGTTACAGAGATCCGCGCCACCAGAGACTGGTTGTTATCGCCAAGGACAACGGGcagcctgctctctctgctACAGTCACCATCAAGCTGTCCACAGTGGAGACTGCCGTGAAGGCCTACTCTGACCTGACTGAGGTGCCTCTAGAATACGACATCTTCTCCAACCTCAACCTGTATTTGGTCATCGGTCTGGGCTCCGTGtcttttctgctgctcatcACCATATTGGTCACCATTGTGCTCAAGTGTCAGAAACCCAAGGCCAGCAAAGCGGCTCCTCCCTGCAGGAACAGTGTGCTCAGTGAGAGGAACTCCACCATCGCAGACTCCACTCTGGTGTCCAACGATGCCTACTGGTACAGTCTGTTTCTCGCAGAGACCAGGAAAGGGAAGCTGGTGGTCAGACAGCCTGTGCCAAAGGGCTCCAGATACATCGTGTCCAGTTTACCGAGAGGCACAGGGCTGACAGACACTAGTGACTCAGCTGCTTCTACTCTGCAG GCATCCACCACCAGTAGCGGCAGTTCCGCCTAA